In one Streptomyces venezuelae genomic region, the following are encoded:
- the tuf gene encoding elongation factor Tu, translated as MAKAKFERTKPHVNIGTIGHIDHGKTTLTAAITKVLHDAYPDLNEASAFDQIDKAPEERQRGITISIAHVEYQTEARHYAHVDCPGHADYIKNMITGAAQMDGAILVVAATDGPMPQTKEHVLLARQVGVPYIVVALNKADMVDDEEILELVELEVRELLSEYEFPGDDVPVVKVSALKALEGDKEWGNSVLELMNAVDSAIPEPERDVDKPFLMPIEDVFTITGRGTVVTGRIERGVLKVNETVDIIGIKTEKTTTTVTGIEMFRKLLDEGQAGENVGLLLRGIKREDVERGQVIIKPGSVTPHTEFEAQAYILSKDEGGRHTPFFNNYRPQFYFRTTDVTGVVTLPEGTEMVMPGDNTEMTVELIQPVAMEEGLKFAIREGGRTVGAGQVTKINK; from the coding sequence GTGGCGAAGGCGAAGTTCGAGCGGACTAAGCCGCACGTCAACATCGGCACCATCGGTCACATTGACCACGGTAAGACGACCCTCACGGCCGCCATTACCAAGGTGCTGCACGACGCGTACCCCGACCTGAACGAGGCCTCGGCCTTCGACCAGATCGACAAGGCTCCCGAGGAGCGCCAGCGCGGTATCACGATCTCCATCGCGCACGTCGAGTACCAGACCGAGGCGCGTCACTACGCCCACGTCGACTGCCCCGGTCACGCGGACTACATCAAGAACATGATCACGGGTGCCGCGCAGATGGACGGCGCGATCCTCGTGGTTGCCGCCACCGACGGCCCGATGCCGCAGACCAAGGAGCACGTGCTCCTGGCCCGCCAGGTCGGCGTTCCGTACATCGTTGTCGCCCTGAACAAGGCCGACATGGTGGACGACGAGGAGATCCTGGAGCTCGTCGAGCTCGAGGTCCGTGAGCTCCTCTCCGAGTACGAGTTCCCGGGCGACGACGTTCCGGTCGTCAAGGTCTCGGCGCTCAAGGCGCTCGAGGGCGACAAGGAGTGGGGCAACTCCGTCCTCGAGCTCATGAACGCCGTCGACTCCGCCATCCCGGAGCCCGAGCGTGACGTCGACAAGCCGTTCCTGATGCCGATCGAGGACGTCTTCACGATCACCGGTCGTGGCACCGTCGTCACCGGTCGTATCGAGCGTGGTGTCCTCAAGGTCAACGAGACCGTCGACATCATCGGCATCAAGACCGAGAAGACCACCACCACGGTCACCGGCATCGAGATGTTCCGCAAGCTGCTCGACGAGGGCCAGGCCGGTGAGAACGTCGGTCTGCTCCTCCGTGGCATCAAGCGCGAGGACGTCGAGCGCGGCCAGGTCATCATCAAGCCCGGTTCGGTCACGCCGCACACCGAGTTCGAGGCCCAGGCCTACATCCTGTCGAAGGACGAGGGTGGCCGTCACACCCCGTTCTTCAACAACTACCGCCCGCAGTTCTACTTCCGCACCACCGACGTGACCGGCGTCGTGACCCTCCCCGAGGGCACCGAGATGGTCATGCCGGGCGACAACACTGAGATGACCGTTGAGCTCATCCAGCCCGTCGCGATGGAAGAGGGCCTGAAGTTCGCCATCCGTGAGGGTGGCCGGACCGTCGGCGCCGGCCAGGTCACCAAGATCAACAAGTAA
- the fusA gene encoding elongation factor G, producing MATTSLDLAKVRNIGIMAHIDAGKTTTTERILFYTGVSYKIGEVHDGAATMDWMEQEQERGITITSAATTCHWPLNDVDHTINIIDTPGHVDFTVEVERSLRVLDGAVTVFDGVAGVEPQSETVWRQADRYGVPRICFVNKLDRTGAEFHRCVDMIVDRLGATPIVMQLPIGAEADFQGVVDLVTMKAFVWSAETKMGEAYDIVDIPATHTEAAEEYRGKLLEAVAENDEQMMELYLEGQEPTEEQLYAAIRRITIASGKGGDTTVTPVFCGTAFKNKGVQPLLDAVVRYLPSPLDVEAIEGHDVKDPETVVKRKPSDEEPLSALAFKIASDPHLGKLTFVRIYSGRLEAGTAVLNSVKGKKERIGKIYRMHANKREEIASVGAGDIVAVMGLKQTTTGETLCDDKQPVILESMDFPAPVIQVAIEPKSKGDQEKLGVAIQRLSEEDPSFQVHSDEETGQTIIGGMGELHLEVLVDRMKREFRVEANVGKPQVAYRETIRKTVERVDYTHKKQTGGTGQFAKVQIAIEPITDGDASYEFVNKVTGGRIPREYIPSVDAGAQEAMQFGILAGYEMTGVRVTLLDGAYHEVDSSELAFKIAGSQAFKEAARKASPVLLEPMMAVEVTTPEDYMGDVIGDINSRRGQIQAMEERSGARVVKGLVPLSEMFGYVGDLRSKTSGRASYSMQFDSYAEVPRNVAEEIIAKAKGE from the coding sequence ATGGCTACCACTTCACTTGACCTGGCCAAGGTGCGCAACATCGGCATCATGGCCCACATCGACGCGGGCAAGACGACGACCACCGAGCGGATCCTGTTCTACACCGGTGTGTCGTACAAGATCGGTGAGGTCCACGACGGCGCCGCGACGATGGACTGGATGGAGCAGGAGCAGGAGCGTGGCATCACGATCACCTCTGCTGCCACCACCTGTCACTGGCCGCTGAACGACGTCGATCACACGATCAACATCATCGACACCCCGGGCCACGTCGACTTCACCGTCGAGGTGGAGCGTTCGCTCCGCGTGCTCGACGGTGCCGTGACGGTGTTCGACGGCGTCGCCGGTGTTGAGCCCCAGTCCGAGACCGTGTGGCGTCAGGCGGACCGCTACGGCGTCCCGCGCATCTGCTTCGTCAACAAGCTCGACCGTACGGGTGCCGAGTTCCACCGCTGCGTCGACATGATCGTCGACCGCCTCGGTGCGACCCCGATCGTCATGCAGCTGCCCATCGGCGCAGAGGCTGACTTCCAGGGCGTCGTCGACCTCGTCACCATGAAGGCCTTCGTCTGGTCCGCAGAGACCAAGATGGGCGAGGCCTACGACATCGTCGACATCCCCGCCACGCACACCGAGGCTGCCGAGGAGTACCGCGGCAAGCTCCTCGAGGCCGTCGCGGAGAACGACGAGCAGATGATGGAGCTGTACCTCGAGGGCCAGGAGCCCACCGAGGAGCAGCTGTACGCGGCGATCCGTCGCATCACCATCGCCTCCGGCAAGGGCGGCGACACCACCGTCACCCCCGTGTTCTGCGGCACCGCGTTCAAGAACAAGGGCGTTCAGCCCCTGCTCGACGCCGTCGTGCGCTACCTGCCGTCCCCCCTGGACGTCGAGGCCATCGAGGGCCACGACGTCAAGGACCCGGAGACGGTCGTCAAGCGCAAGCCGTCCGACGAGGAGCCGCTGTCGGCTCTCGCGTTCAAGATCGCGAGCGACCCGCACCTCGGCAAGCTCACCTTCGTCCGGATCTACTCCGGTCGCCTGGAGGCCGGCACCGCGGTGCTGAACTCCGTCAAGGGCAAGAAGGAGCGCATCGGCAAGATCTACCGCATGCACGCGAACAAGCGTGAGGAGATCGCGTCGGTGGGCGCCGGTGACATCGTCGCCGTCATGGGTCTGAAGCAGACCACCACGGGTGAGACGCTCTGTGACGACAAGCAGCCGGTGATCCTGGAGTCCATGGACTTCCCGGCGCCGGTCATCCAGGTCGCCATCGAGCCGAAGTCCAAGGGCGACCAGGAGAAGCTGGGTGTCGCCATCCAGCGCCTCTCGGAGGAGGACCCCTCCTTCCAGGTCCACTCGGACGAGGAGACCGGCCAGACCATCATCGGTGGTATGGGCGAGCTTCACCTCGAGGTGCTCGTCGACCGCATGAAGCGCGAGTTCCGCGTCGAGGCGAACGTCGGCAAGCCGCAGGTCGCGTACCGCGAGACGATCCGCAAGACCGTCGAGCGCGTGGACTACACCCACAAGAAGCAGACCGGTGGTACCGGTCAGTTCGCCAAGGTGCAGATCGCGATCGAGCCGATCACGGACGGCGACGCGTCGTACGAGTTCGTGAACAAGGTCACCGGTGGCCGCATCCCGCGGGAGTACATCCCGTCGGTCGACGCCGGTGCGCAGGAAGCCATGCAGTTCGGCATCCTCGCGGGCTACGAGATGACGGGCGTCCGCGTCACGCTTCTCGACGGTGCCTACCACGAGGTCGACTCCTCGGAGCTCGCCTTCAAGATCGCCGGTTCGCAGGCCTTCAAGGAGGCCGCGCGCAAGGCGTCCCCCGTGCTGCTCGAGCCGATGATGGCCGTCGAGGTCACCACGCCCGAGGACTACATGGGCGATGTCATCGGTGACATCAACTCCCGCCGTGGCCAGATCCAGGCCATGGAGGAGCGCAGCGGCGCTCGCGTCGTGAAGGGCCTCGTGCCCCTCTCGGAGATGTTCGGCTACGTCGGAGACCTCCGCAGCAAGACGTCGGGTCGCGCAAGCTACTCAATGCAGTTCGACTCCTACGCCGAGGTTCCGCGGAACGTCGCCGAGGAGATCATCGCGAAGGCCAAGGGCGAGTAA
- the rpsG gene encoding 30S ribosomal protein S7, producing MPRKGPAPKRPVIIDPVYGSPLVTSLINKVLLNGKRSTAERIVYGAMEGLREKTGNDPVITLKRALENIKPTLEVKSRRVGGATYQVPIEVKPGRANTLALRWLVGYSRARREKTMTERLLNELLDASNGLGAAVKKREDTHKMAESNKAFAHYRW from the coding sequence ATGCCTCGTAAGGGCCCCGCCCCGAAGCGCCCGGTCATCATCGACCCGGTCTACGGTTCTCCTCTGGTGACCTCCCTCATCAACAAGGTGCTGCTGAACGGCAAGCGCTCCACCGCCGAGCGCATCGTGTACGGCGCCATGGAGGGCCTGCGCGAGAAGACCGGCAACGACCCGGTCATCACGCTGAAGCGCGCGCTCGAGAACATCAAGCCGACCCTCGAGGTCAAGTCCCGCCGTGTCGGTGGCGCGACCTACCAGGTCCCGATCGAGGTCAAGCCGGGCCGTGCGAACACGCTCGCCCTGCGCTGGCTCGTCGGTTACTCCCGCGCCCGTCGCGAGAAGACCATGACCGAGCGTCTGCTCAACGAGCTCCTCGACGCCTCCAACGGCCTCGGTGCCGCTGTGAAGAAGCGCGAGGACACCCACAAGATGGCCGAGTCCAACAAGGCCTTCGCGCACTACCGCTGGTAG
- the rpsL gene encoding 30S ribosomal protein S12, with amino-acid sequence MPTIQQLVRKGRQDKVEKNKTPALEGSPQRRGVCTRVFTTTPKKPNSALRKVARVRLTSGIEVTAYIPGEGHNLQEHSIVLVRGGRVKDLPGVRYKIIRGSLDTQGVKNRKQARSRYGAKKEK; translated from the coding sequence GTGCCTACGATCCAGCAGCTGGTCCGTAAGGGCCGGCAGGACAAGGTCGAGAAGAACAAGACGCCCGCACTCGAGGGTTCGCCCCAGCGCCGTGGCGTCTGCACGCGTGTGTTCACGACCACCCCGAAGAAGCCGAACTCGGCCCTGCGTAAGGTCGCGCGTGTGCGTCTGACCAGCGGGATCGAGGTCACCGCTTACATTCCGGGTGAGGGGCACAACCTGCAGGAGCACTCCATCGTGCTCGTGCGTGGTGGCCGTGTGAAGGACCTGCCTGGTGTTCGTTACAAGATCATCCGCGGTTCCCTCGACACCCAGGGTGTCAAGAACCGCAAGCAGGCCCGCAGCCGCTACGGCGCCAAGAAGGAGAAGTAA
- a CDS encoding DNA-directed RNA polymerase subunit beta', whose product MLDVNFFDELRIGLATADDIRQWSHGEVKKPETINYRTLKPEKDGLFCEKIFGPTRDWECYCGKYKRVRFKGIICERCGVEVTRAKVRRERMGHIELAAPVTHIWYFKGVPSRLGYLLDLAPKDLEKVIYFAAYMITFVDEERRTRDLPSLEAHVSVERQQIENRRDSDLEARAKKLETDLAELEAEGAKADVRRKVREGAEREMKQLRDRAQREIDRLDEVWNRFKNLKVQDLEGDELLYRELRDRFGTYFDGSMGAAALQKRLESFDLDEEAERLREIIRTGKGQKKTRALKRLKVVSAFLQTSNSPKGMVLDCVPVIPPDLRPMVQLDGGRFATSDLNDLYRRVINRNNRLKRLLDLGAPEIIVNNEKRMLQEAVDALFDNGRRGRPVTGPGNRPLKSLSDMLKGKQGRFRQNLLGKRVDYSARSVIVVGPQLKLHQCGLPKAMALELFKPFVMKRLVDLNHAQNIKSAKRMVERGRTVVYDVLEEVIAEHPVLLNRAPTLHRLGIQAFEPQLVEGKAIQIHPLVCTAFNADFDGDQMAVHLPLSAEAQAEARILMLSSNNILKPADGRPVTMPTQDMVLGLFFLTTDGELRDTKGEGRAFGSTAEAIMAFDAGELALQSTVDIRFPVGTIPPRGWTPPVSEAGDEGVEERPYQQGDSFRLRTSLGRALFNELLPEDYPFVDYSVGKKQLSEIVNDLAERYPKVIVAATLDNLKAAGFYWATRSGVTVAISDVVVPAAKKEIVAGYEAQDEKVQKQYERGLITKDERTQELIAIWTKATNEVAEAMNANFPKTNPIFMMVDSGARGNMMQMRQIAGMRGLVSNAKNETIPRPIKASFREGLTVLEYFISTHGARKGLADTALRTADSGYLTRRLVDVSQDVIIREEDCGTERGLKLKIAVKGEDGVLRKTENVETSVYARMLAEDVVIDGKVIAPANVDLGDVLIDALVANGVEEVKTRSVLTCESAVGTCAFCYGRSLATGKLVDIGEAVGIIAAQSIGEPGTQLTMRTFHTGGVAGDDITQGLPRVVELFEARTPKGVAPISEAAGRVRIEETEKTKKLVVTPDDGSDETAFPISKRAKVLVREGDHVEVGQKLTFGATNPHDVLRILGQRAVQVHLVGEVQKVYNSQGVSIHDKHIEIIIRQMLRRVTIIESGDAELLPGELVERSKFETENRRVVTEGGHPASGRPQLMGITKASLATESWLSAASFQETTRVLTDAAINAKSDSLIGLKENVIIGKLIPAGTGLSRYRNIRVEPTEEAKAAMYSAVGYDDIDYSPFGTGSGQAVPLEDYDYGPYNQ is encoded by the coding sequence GTGCTCGACGTCAACTTCTTCGACGAGCTGCGGATCGGCCTTGCCACCGCGGACGACATCCGACAGTGGTCCCACGGCGAGGTCAAGAAGCCGGAGACCATCAACTACCGCACCCTGAAGCCCGAAAAGGACGGACTCTTCTGCGAGAAGATCTTCGGTCCGACCCGGGACTGGGAGTGCTACTGCGGCAAGTACAAGCGTGTCCGCTTCAAGGGCATCATCTGTGAGCGCTGCGGCGTCGAGGTCACTCGCGCCAAGGTGCGTCGTGAGCGGATGGGCCACATCGAGCTGGCCGCCCCTGTCACGCACATCTGGTACTTCAAGGGCGTCCCGTCGCGCCTCGGCTACCTGCTGGACCTCGCCCCGAAGGACCTCGAGAAGGTCATCTACTTCGCGGCGTACATGATCACGTTCGTGGACGAGGAGCGTCGCACCCGCGACCTGCCGTCCCTGGAGGCGCACGTCTCCGTCGAGCGTCAGCAGATCGAGAACCGTCGCGACTCCGACCTGGAGGCCCGCGCCAAGAAGCTCGAGACCGACCTGGCCGAGCTCGAGGCCGAGGGTGCCAAGGCCGACGTGCGCCGCAAGGTGCGCGAGGGCGCCGAGCGCGAGATGAAGCAGCTGCGCGACCGTGCGCAGCGCGAGATCGACCGTCTCGACGAGGTGTGGAACCGCTTCAAGAACCTCAAGGTCCAGGACCTCGAGGGCGATGAGCTGCTCTACCGCGAGCTGCGTGACCGCTTCGGCACGTACTTCGACGGCTCGATGGGTGCCGCGGCGCTGCAGAAGCGCCTGGAGTCCTTCGACCTCGACGAGGAGGCCGAGCGCCTCCGCGAGATCATCCGTACCGGCAAGGGCCAGAAGAAGACCCGTGCGCTCAAGCGCCTCAAGGTCGTCTCCGCGTTCCTGCAGACCTCGAACAGCCCCAAGGGCATGGTTCTGGACTGCGTGCCGGTCATCCCGCCGGACCTGCGTCCGATGGTGCAGCTGGACGGTGGCCGCTTCGCGACCTCCGACCTGAACGACCTGTACCGCCGCGTGATCAACCGCAACAACCGCCTGAAGCGCCTTCTCGACCTCGGTGCGCCCGAGATCATCGTGAACAACGAGAAGCGCATGCTCCAGGAGGCCGTCGACGCGCTCTTCGACAACGGCCGTCGTGGTCGCCCGGTGACGGGCCCCGGCAACCGTCCGCTGAAGTCGCTGTCCGACATGCTCAAGGGCAAGCAGGGTCGTTTCCGTCAGAACCTGCTCGGCAAGCGTGTGGACTACTCCGCGCGTTCCGTGATCGTCGTCGGTCCGCAGCTGAAGCTGCACCAGTGTGGTCTGCCGAAGGCCATGGCGCTGGAGCTCTTCAAGCCGTTCGTGATGAAGCGCCTGGTCGACCTGAACCACGCGCAGAACATCAAGAGCGCCAAGCGGATGGTCGAGCGCGGCCGCACGGTCGTGTACGACGTCCTCGAAGAGGTCATCGCCGAGCACCCGGTTCTGCTGAACCGTGCGCCCACGCTGCACCGCCTCGGCATCCAGGCCTTCGAGCCGCAGCTGGTCGAGGGCAAGGCCATTCAGATCCACCCGCTCGTCTGCACCGCGTTCAACGCGGACTTCGACGGTGACCAGATGGCCGTGCACCTGCCGCTCTCCGCGGAGGCGCAGGCCGAGGCCCGCATCCTGATGCTGTCCTCGAACAACATCCTCAAGCCGGCCGACGGCCGTCCGGTCACGATGCCGACCCAGGACATGGTCCTCGGTCTGTTCTTCCTGACCACCGACGGTGAGCTCCGTGACACCAAGGGCGAGGGCCGCGCGTTCGGCTCCACGGCCGAGGCGATCATGGCGTTCGACGCCGGTGAGCTCGCGCTGCAGTCGACCGTCGACATCCGCTTCCCGGTGGGCACCATCCCGCCGCGCGGCTGGACCCCGCCGGTCTCCGAGGCGGGCGACGAGGGCGTCGAGGAGCGGCCGTACCAGCAGGGCGACAGCTTCCGGCTGCGTACGTCGCTTGGCCGTGCGCTCTTCAACGAGCTGCTGCCCGAGGACTACCCCTTCGTCGACTACTCGGTCGGCAAGAAGCAGCTCTCCGAGATCGTCAACGACCTCGCCGAGCGCTACCCCAAGGTCATCGTGGCGGCGACGCTCGACAACCTGAAGGCGGCGGGCTTCTACTGGGCGACCCGTTCCGGCGTCACCGTGGCCATCTCCGACGTCGTGGTCCCCGCGGCCAAGAAGGAGATCGTCGCGGGCTACGAGGCCCAGGACGAGAAGGTCCAGAAGCAGTACGAGCGCGGTCTGATCACCAAGGACGAGCGCACGCAGGAGCTCATCGCGATCTGGACCAAGGCGACCAACGAGGTTGCCGAGGCGATGAACGCGAACTTCCCGAAGACGAACCCCATCTTCATGATGGTTGACTCGGGTGCCCGAGGAAACATGATGCAGATGCGTCAGATCGCGGGTATGCGTGGTCTGGTGTCGAACGCGAAGAACGAGACCATCCCGCGTCCGATCAAGGCCTCGTTCCGTGAGGGCCTCACCGTCCTCGAGTACTTCATCTCCACGCACGGTGCCCGTAAGGGTCTGGCGGACACGGCTCTCCGTACCGCCGACTCCGGTTACCTCACCCGTCGTCTGGTCGACGTCTCGCAGGACGTCATCATTCGCGAGGAGGACTGTGGCACCGAGCGCGGTCTGAAGCTCAAGATCGCGGTCAAGGGCGAGGACGGTGTGCTCCGCAAGACGGAGAACGTCGAGACCTCGGTGTACGCCCGCATGCTGGCCGAGGACGTCGTCATCGACGGCAAGGTCATCGCGCCGGCCAACGTCGACCTCGGTGACGTCCTCATCGACGCCCTGGTCGCCAACGGCGTCGAGGAGGTCAAGACCCGCTCGGTCCTGACCTGTGAGTCCGCGGTCGGCACCTGTGCCTTCTGCTACGGCCGTTCGCTCGCCACCGGCAAGCTGGTCGACATCGGTGAGGCGGTCGGCATCATCGCCGCCCAGTCCATCGGTGAGCCCGGTACCCAGCTGACGATGCGTACCTTCCACACCGGTGGTGTGGCCGGTGACGACATCACCCAGGGTCTGCCCCGTGTCGTCGAGCTCTTCGAGGCTCGTACGCCGAAGGGTGTCGCCCCGATCTCCGAGGCCGCGGGCCGCGTCCGCATCGAGGAGACGGAGAAGACCAAGAAGCTCGTCGTGACCCCGGACGACGGCAGCGACGAGACGGCGTTCCCGATCTCGAAGCGCGCCAAGGTCCTGGTCCGCGAGGGCGACCACGTCGAGGTGGGCCAGAAGCTCACCTTCGGTGCGACGAACCCGCACGACGTGCTGCGGATCCTCGGTCAGCGCGCGGTCCAGGTCCACCTGGTCGGCGAGGTCCAGAAGGTCTACAACTCGCAGGGTGTGTCGATCCACGACAAGCACATCGAGATCATCATCCGGCAGATGCTGCGCCGCGTGACGATCATCGAGTCCGGCGACGCGGAGCTGCTGCCGGGCGAGCTCGTCGAGCGCTCGAAGTTCGAGACCGAGAACCGTCGTGTGGTCACGGAAGGCGGCCACCCGGCCTCCGGCCGTCCGCAGCTGATGGGTATCACCAAGGCCTCGCTGGCGACGGAATCCTGGCTGTCGGCCGCCTCCTTCCAGGAGACGACCCGAGTCCTGACGGATGCGGCGATCAACGCCAAGTCCGACAGCCTCATCGGCCTCAAGGAGAACGTCATCATCGGTAAGCTCATCCCGGCCGGTACGGGTCTCTCCCGCTACCGCAACATCCGGGTCGAGCCGACCGAGGAGGCCAAGGCCGCGATGTACTCGGCCGTCGGCTACGACGACATCGACTACTCGCCGTTCGGCACGGGCTCCGGGCAGGCTGTGCCGCTGGAGGACTACGACTACGGGCCGTACAACCAGTAG